The stretch of DNA GAATCACGAAGAGCGTTCCGATTGCCGAAAGCAGCGCGATCGCACCAAAGCCCGCGGCGTGGAGCGTCAACCCGGGCGGGAAGAGCCATGCGCGAACGGCGCCCAAGATCAGAACGATCGCAATATAGCCCGGCAAGATCGTATAGATCTCTACCCAGAGTTCTTTGAACCACGCCGTCGCAACGCGCAACGGCGTGCGGCCCGGTTCTTCGATCGGCGCGAGCGAGGCCACGAAATTCACGTTCGGCGAATCGACGGACGAGTCGCTAAAATAGCGATTCGCCAGCCAAGCGACCACGAAGACCAGCACGAGGCCGAAGGCGATGCGCAACGCCGCGAACCGCCAGCCCAGAACGAATCCGATGAACAAGATCGTCGCCGGATTGAGCACGGGATTACCCAGAAAGAACGCTAACGCACCGCCCATGTTGGCGCGCTGCCGGCGCAACCCAACCACGATGGGGGCCGTGCAGCACGTGCACATCATGCCCGCAAGCGAGATCGCACCGCCGACCGCCGTCGAGCGGTAATCGTTGTACCCGATCAGTTTGAGCAGCCATTTGCGCGGCACGAAGACCTGCACGCACGCTCCGAGCAACAGCGCTAGCACCACGGCTTGCCAAACCGATTTGAAGTATGCGAAGGCATATCCCCAGGCGGCGCCCACTCCGGCGACCGGACTGACCGCCGACTTCCCGCTGATGATCGAACTTCCGATGCTGTGCGTCGCTGCCGCCACGTGCGCTTTATGCCAGTACGGCGCCCACTTCACGGCGAGCAAACCGATCACGGCAATCGCAACGAAGAGCAGCGTGCCAAAGATGAGCCGATTGAGGCCGACGCTCCGTTCGCCGAGCGGCGAATCGGAGAGTGCGGTCTCGGCAAGCGTGTTCTCAGTTAAATTCACGGGTGCTCCTACGTCTGCTTCACAGTGCGGAATCCGGTGATGATATCGCGTCGATGCGGCTGATAGAAATTTCGCCAGCGCGTCGAGATCAAGCGTTCGCGCGTCGACCACGCACCGCCGCGTAAGACCCGGTGCGTGCCGAACCACGGTTCGGAGTATTCCCTATAGGGGTCGGTAACGAATCCCGGATAGGCCGCAAAAATGCTGCCCGTCCATTCCCAGACGTTGCCGAGCATTTGCCGGCAGCCCGTCGGACTCTCTCCGTCCTCGAAGGCACCGACATCGCAAACGTCGCCGAACCAATGATCGAGGTTGGCTCGCGTAACGCCGGCGAAATCTTCGCCCCACGGATAACGCCGATGCATTCCGCCCGTGGCGGCGACTTCCCACTCGGCCTCCGTCGGAAGCCGGCGTCCGGCCCACGCGCAGTAGGCCTCGGCTTCGAAGAAGTTGACGTGGCAAACCGGTTCGTGCTCGCGCAGCGCTCGTATGCGGTCGAAGTGCCGGCGATCGAAAGCGCCCGCGCCGCGTCCGCCGGCGCGCGGAATCCAATAGACGGGGTGCGCGGCCCGCGCGGCCTCGCGCCACGCCCAGCCCGAATCGGACCAATAGCCGCGCTGCGAGTAGCCGCCATCCTCAACGAACGCCGCGAATTCGGCGTTGGTTACCGGCGCGCGCGCGATTTCAAATGCGTCGAGTTCGATCTCGTGCGCCCACTTCTCATTGTCGAACACGAATCCGTCGCCGGGACGAGCGCCGATCGTATAACGCCCTCCCCGAATGCGAGCGTCGCCGGTTAGCGGATTAGCGGCTGGAATGGGCCGGCACGTAACGCTCGGCTGCGCGTATGCGAGCGTTTGACGCGTATAGACCAGAGCCTCACCGTGCATGTCTTCGTGAAAAAGCGCCAGCCGGTAAAAATACTCCGCTCGCTCGCCGCGGATGGAATCCCAGAGATCGGCAATCAGCGCGAGTTCGCGATCCATGAACGCGGACGTCTGCTCTCGCGACGGCAGCGGCAGGCTCCAGCGCGTCTCGTGAGCGACCTTCGCCGAATCGTAGAGCGCGTCGGCGCCGGCAACGAGCGGAGCGCGGCCGCCGAGATGACGCGCGATCCAAAACTCGGCGAAGTAGGCGATGTGTCCCAACTCCCATAAGATGGGATTGATGCCTTCCAGCATGGGAACGGTGAACTGCTCGTCGCGCAGATCGGCGGCGAGCGCGCGCGTTCGCTCGCGCGCTTCGCGCAAGTCGCCGATGCGGGTCCTTTCCACTATGTCCATCATCACCCGCCCTTCTTGGCGACGGTCGAATCGGTGCTGAAACGGCTGCTCGTCGTCTCGCCGGCGCCGCGCGGATCGACGCTTGGAAACTCCGTGACGGCAGATCGTTACGTGCGAATCTTTCGGGCCCTCGGCTGGCGCGCGCACATCGCGAACGCGTATGACGGAGAACCCGTCGATTGCCTCGTCGGGTTGCACGCGCGCAAGAGCGCGTCGAGCGTCCTGGCCTTTCGCAAGCGTTTTCCGCGAGGGCGGCTCGTGCTGGTGCTGACGGGAACCGACCTCTATCGGGATATTGCCGATAGCGCGCTCGCCCGCCGGGCGCTCGACGCCGCCGATCTTCTCGTCACGCTGCAGCCCGAAGGGCTCGCCAAACTCCCGCGCATCCTCCGCTCGAAGGCGCGTGCAATCGTCCAGTCGGCAGAACCCGGCAAGCCGGCGCCTCGGCGCCCCGGCGGCCCGTTCGAAGTCTGCGTGCTCGGTCACCTGCGCCACGAAAAGGACCCGATGCGCGCGGCGTATGCGCTCCGGCTGCTGGACCCGCAACTGCTCGTCCGGGTAACGCAGGCAGGCGGGATTCTCGCGCCGCGTTTCGCACGCGCCACGCACGCCGAGATGCTGCGCAACCCGCGGTATCGCTACTGCGGCGAACTCAGCCGCACGCAAGCGCGGCGGCTGCTCGCGCGCAGCGACCTCATGGTTTTATCCTCGCGAATGGAGGGCGGCGCGAACGCCCTGTGCGAGGCGATCGCCTGCGGCATTCCGGTCCTGGCATCGCGCATCGCCGGCAATACGGGGATTCTCGGCCGCACGTACCCCGGGCTCTATCCCACCGGCGACTCGCGCGCCCTCGCCGCGTTACTGAAGCGCTGCGTCACCGATCGCGCGTTTTACGAGCGTCTTCGCAGCGCGTGCCGCCGGCTCGCGCCCCTCGTGTCATTCGAGCACGAGCTCGCCGCCTGGCGCCGCGCGCTCGGCAACCGCTAATCTCAGCATGACAAAAAAAAACACCACCCCTCTATTGTCATCCTGAGCTTGTCGAAGGACGACCCCCCGTTGTCATCCTGAGCTTGTCGAAGGACGGCCGCCGTGTGCTCACTCAATGTAGCGTTAGAGACTCCACTCCCACGCGTTCCACGATTCGGTTACCGGATTCGGGGCGAACCCTTTGAGATCGACCGAGAGCGCTTCTTGCTGCCGCTGCCACCAGAACGGAACGATCGGGTTATCGCGCGCCACGAGCGCCTCGATGCCGCGGTAGGCGGTCGCGCGCGCGGCGCGATCGTATTGCGTCAGCGCGCGATTCTGCAACGCCTCCATCGCCGGATTGCAGTACCGAGCCTCGTTATAGCCGTGCGGCGGGATATTCGCGCACGTCAGTTGCGAGGAGTTGTCCGGATCGATTCCGGCGTACCACGGCCAAATGGCGATATCAAAGCTGCCGCCGTTGACGATGCCGCCGGCGCCCGCCGGGGCGTACAGCAAGTCGCCCGGATAGGTTTTCACCTCAACGTCGATGCCGATCTTGCGAAGCATCGACTGCAACAGTACGGCCTCGCGCTTGTGCGTTACGTTCGCCGTCTCGGTGACCATCACGAGGTTCAAGGGCGTCTTCACGCCTGCCCCGCGTAAGAGCGCGCGCGCCCGCGCGGGATCGTAGGGGTATGGCTCGAGCGTTCGGTTGGACGCCCACATCCAGTCCGGCAAATCTCCGGTCGCGAGTTTTTCGCGTCCGTAGGTGAGCGTGCGCACCAGCTGCTGTTTATCGATGGCGTATTTTATCGCTAGGCGAACGCGCGGATCGTCGAGCGGCTTTCGGCGCAGATTGAACACCATGCCCTCGAAGCCGTTCATGTTGTCCCACACGAGGCGAATTCCGGGAACGCTCTTGAGCGCCGGGTAGGTCGCGATCGATGCCTGATACATATAGTCTACCGCGCGCGTGCGCAACAGATTTACCGACGTGTTTTCGTCGGGAACCACCTTGATTTCGATGCGGCGAAGGTGGGGCTTGCCCATAAAGAACCCGTCGTTCGCGGTCATTACGATCCGATCGCCGTGGTCCCACCGATCGAATC from Candidatus Baltobacteraceae bacterium encodes:
- a CDS encoding permease → MNLTENTLAETALSDSPLGERSVGLNRLIFGTLLFVAIAVIGLLAVKWAPYWHKAHVAAATHSIGSSIISGKSAVSPVAGVGAAWGYAFAYFKSVWQAVVLALLLGACVQVFVPRKWLLKLIGYNDYRSTAVGGAISLAGMMCTCCTAPIVVGLRRQRANMGGALAFFLGNPVLNPATILFIGFVLGWRFAALRIAFGLVLVFVVAWLANRYFSDSSVDSPNVNFVASLAPIEEPGRTPLRVATAWFKELWVEIYTILPGYIAIVLILGAVRAWLFPPGLTLHAAGFGAIALLSAIGTLFVIPTAGEVPIVQTLMHAGMSTGPATALLMTLPAISLPSLFIVRNVFPKRVLGFVTAGVFVVGIVAGLVAMFTIHHLA
- the senA gene encoding selenoneine synthase SenA — its product is MERTRIGDLREARERTRALAADLRDEQFTVPMLEGINPILWELGHIAYFAEFWIARHLGGRAPLVAGADALYDSAKVAHETRWSLPLPSREQTSAFMDRELALIADLWDSIRGERAEYFYRLALFHEDMHGEALVYTRQTLAYAQPSVTCRPIPAANPLTGDARIRGGRYTIGARPGDGFVFDNEKWAHEIELDAFEIARAPVTNAEFAAFVEDGGYSQRGYWSDSGWAWREAARAAHPVYWIPRAGGRGAGAFDRRHFDRIRALREHEPVCHVNFFEAEAYCAWAGRRLPTEAEWEVAATGGMHRRYPWGEDFAGVTRANLDHWFGDVCDVGAFEDGESPTGCRQMLGNVWEWTGSIFAAYPGFVTDPYREYSEPWFGTHRVLRGGAWSTRERLISTRWRNFYQPHRRDIITGFRTVKQT
- the senB gene encoding selenoneine biosynthesis selenosugar synthase SenB, giving the protein MATVESVLKRLLVVSPAPRGSTLGNSVTADRYVRIFRALGWRAHIANAYDGEPVDCLVGLHARKSASSVLAFRKRFPRGRLVLVLTGTDLYRDIADSALARRALDAADLLVTLQPEGLAKLPRILRSKARAIVQSAEPGKPAPRRPGGPFEVCVLGHLRHEKDPMRAAYALRLLDPQLLVRVTQAGGILAPRFARATHAEMLRNPRYRYCGELSRTQARRLLARSDLMVLSSRMEGGANALCEAIACGIPVLASRIAGNTGILGRTYPGLYPTGDSRALAALLKRCVTDRAFYERLRSACRRLAPLVSFEHELAAWRRALGNR
- a CDS encoding peptide ABC transporter substrate-binding protein, whose product is MIQLTRRALSIVPLLAMLAACGGGGTSQNSASGGATLRIAVSQDAKTLDPILASNTVDVFIQRFMFEPLLSADPRGNPVPMLAAAVPSRTNGGVSADGLTVTYRLRKNARWTDGAPVTSKDVRFSWQAIMNPNNNAVSRHGYDDVARIDTPDDRTAIVRLKKPFAPFVNTFFAESDQPYAIVPAHVLARYPNVNQIPFDARPEVSDGPFRFDRWDHGDRIVMTANDGFFMGKPHLRRIEIKVVPDENTSVNLLRTRAVDYMYQASIATYPALKSVPGIRLVWDNMNGFEGMVFNLRRKPLDDPRVRLAIKYAIDKQQLVRTLTYGREKLATGDLPDWMWASNRTLEPYPYDPARARALLRGAGVKTPLNLVMVTETANVTHKREAVLLQSMLRKIGIDVEVKTYPGDLLYAPAGAGGIVNGGSFDIAIWPWYAGIDPDNSSQLTCANIPPHGYNEARYCNPAMEALQNRALTQYDRAARATAYRGIEALVARDNPIVPFWWQRQQEALSVDLKGFAPNPVTESWNAWEWSL